In one Silene latifolia isolate original U9 population chromosome 10, ASM4854445v1, whole genome shotgun sequence genomic region, the following are encoded:
- the LOC141604971 gene encoding aspartyl protease family protein 2 yields the protein MKEATLLFSFLFLISLSLSNSLHLHTQTLTLHSLPNPAHLGPTPQPQDTSKSESDSGLSLDLHHIDALASHLSPEDLFALRLKRDSARANSIFARVELASSSSSSFEPSLRAAGGKNSSSSRDFSSSVVSGLAQGSGEYFTRLGVGTPPRYMYMVLDTGSDVVWIQCLPCKKCYDQTDRIFNPAQSGSFRSIPCRSRVCKQLDQAGCIRRGNKCAYQVSYGDGSFTMGEFASETMTFRGVKVPNVALGCGHDNEGLFIGAAGLLGLGRGKLSFPTQAGNQFGQKFSYCLVDRSASSKPSSVVFGGSSVSRSAVFTPLLSNPKLDTFYYVELMGISVGGTRVPGITGELFKIDRTGNGGVIVDSGTSVTRLTRPAYVALRDAFRVGAASLKSAPGFSLFDTCFDLSGKTEVRVPTVVMHFRGADVSLPANNYLIPVDTSSRFCFAFAGTMSGLSIIGNIQQQGFRVVFDMAQRRVGFAPGSCA from the coding sequence ATGAAAGAAGCAACACTTCTCTTTTCCTTCCTCTTCCTCATCTCCCTTTCTCTCTCTAACTCCTTGCACCTCCATACCCAAACCCTAACCCTCCACTCCCTCCCTAACCCGGCCCACCTCGGCCCAACTCCCCAACCCCAAGACACATCCAAATCCGAATCCGATTCCGGGTTGTCATTAGATTTACACCATATTGACGCCCTCGCGTCACATTTGAGTCCGGAGGACTTATTCGCCCTCCGCCTCAAACGCGACTCGGCTCGAGCAAATTCCATATTTGCTCGAGTCGAGCTCGCCTCGAGCTCGAGTTCTTCCTTCGAGCCGAGTTTAAGAGCGGCGGGGGGGAAGAACTCGAGCTCGAGCAGGGATTTCAGTAGCTCGGTGGTGTCCGGGTTAGCGCAGGGGAGCGGTGAGTATTTCACTCGTCTCGGCGTCGGGACGCCGCCGAGGTACATGTACATGGTGTTGGATACTGGGAGTGATGTTGTTTGGATCCAGTGTTTGCCATGCAAGAAATGTTATGATCAGACCGACCGGATCTTTAATCCAGCTCAATCCGGTTCGTTCCGGTCTATTCCTTGCCGGTCTAGAGTATGTAAACAGCTGGACCAAGCCGGGTGTATCCGACGTGGGAATAAATGCGCGTACCAAGTGTCGTACGGTGACGGTTCTTTCACTATGGGTGAGTTCGCTTCCGAAACGATGACGTTTCGAGGAGTTAAGGTCCCAAACGTTGCGTTAGGTTGTGGGCATGATAATGAAGGTTTATTTATCGGTGCAGCCGgtttattaggtttaggaagggGTAAATTATCATTTCCAACCCAAGCCGGAAACCAGTTCGGTCAGAAATTTTCTTATTGTTTAGTAGACCGGTCTGCTTCAAGTAAACCGTCATCTGTTGTTTTTGGCGGTTCATCGGTTTCTCGGTCCGCGGTTTTTACTCCGTTACTCAGTAACCCGAAGCTTGACACTTTTTACTACGTGGAATTGATGGGAATTAGTGTTGGTGGGACCCGCGTTCCTGGAATCACGGGTGAGCTTTTCAAGATTGACCGTACGGGTAATGGTGGAGTCATTGTCGATTCGGGTACATCCGTGACACGTTTAACCCGACCCGCTTACGTTGCCTTACGAGACGCGTTCCGTGTTGGGGCGGCCTCATTAAAGTCCGCCCCGGGTTTCTCATTATTCGATACTTGCTTCGATCTATCGGGTAAAACCGAGGTTCGAGTCCCGACCGTGGTCATGCATTTCCGAGGAGCCGACGTTTCGCTACCGGCTAATAATTACCTAATCCCGGTCGACACCTCGAGTCGGTTTTGCTTCGCATTCGCGGGTACAATGAGCGGATTGTCGATTATCGGTAACATTCAACAACAAGGGTTTCGAGTGGTTTTCGACATGGCGCAACGTCGTGTCGGGTTTGCTCCCGGGTCATGTGCTTAA